The sequence CCGGTGCATTGCCAGAGCGACTGGCATGTCCCGACGGATGTCACATACGCCCCGATCTAGAGCGATAAAGAGATCCCGCTGAATACAAGTATCGACGGAATATGTACGACCTACGGATAGTCTTAAAACCTCACCCGCGTACTCCGGAATTCCCAACACGGAGTATTGACCGAGGAACGAAAACCATTCTAAATTTACCAATCGCAGTTTTTATTAACTACCATACTGGTAAATTCTCAATGGTTTGTTGCTTGTGTCGGAAGTAGATCCCGGCGCGTCGTATCTACCAAGATTATTCATTCGGATGACAAGGAACTGACAACGCGGGATATTTCTTGTAATTTCTTGGTAAGGCTAGCGGGCAATTGAAACTATTAAAACAGAGCCTttgaaaaaaataattatatGACACTGGCATTGACCATTTGCTGATCGAAAGTAAAAAAATTGAAACCCTTTCAACCCCCAGCGGCCAGCCTTTCCCATTCACTAGGTACCATTATCACGCGATTGCTATGACAAAGCATGCTCATCATGTCACGTTTGCATTAATTAGGTTATTAATAttgagggaaaaaaaaaaaataaaataaaaaaaagtaaagGGTCTACAACCGCGTTCCATTTCATATTTCATGACTGTGGAAATGATGGGGGGCGCGTGCTGAGGTGCTTATGCGAAGGCCACGATCAGAGCGGCGACGGCAGCGATGGCACCACCATTGGCATTGCTAAGAGCAGCCGCAGCCCCGTTGGGAGAGGAGGTCTGGGTTTCAGGAGGGTTGTCGCTTGTAGGATTCGGGTTGGGGTTGGATGAAGCGCCTGTGGATGTGGGAGCGCTAGAGCCCGTGGAGCCGCCTGTGGCCTGAGAAGCGGTGTTGGCTGAGGCCGAAGTGCTGCTGCCGCCGCTTGGCTGGGCAGTTCCGGTTGTGCAGACGGCGCTCTGCGGGAGATCGGTGATGCCAACAGTACCACAGATTTTATTTGCGTAACGAACGGATTCTAAGCGGGTCTGAATCAGCCGCAGAGCTAACTACGATGTGCGGATCTGTTGGGGGGGGGATGGAGAGAGAATATAGTCAAGTGGAAAAAAAGGTGGTGGGTGAATGAATAGGCACTAAATACCTTGCTGTTCTGCCGGCGTGCAGTTCTGAGCCACGCAGCAGGTGATTGCTTCAAGGAAAGACGCAGATGTGCAGATGCACTTGGCATCAATGCCGCAGTCCTTGGGAATGCCTTTGGTGGCACATTTTTGCTATATTGCAAGATGTCTGTCAGCAGAGTTTCGCGTTTGATGAGAGACGCGAAATAGGTGTCGGGTGCGACCGTGGAACAATGGATTAATACACAGAAATCACTGAAACACCCTCCACAAAAGACTTCAATGTAAACAAGCTATTGCACTTACAGCGCATTCCGGGAGGTCGCCAAGCCCTTGAGCAGAGGTGACGGCGACCAAGCCAGCCAAAGCAACAATAGCAGCGGAGAGCTTCATGTTCGTAGTGAGGAGATAGAATATAAGTGGAAGTGGATTCTGGAAAATAGACAGAGGCGCGAAGGTGAGAGAAACGTGAAGAAGAGGATAGTGTAGAGGAGAGAGTGTGTGAGGGcgtgggggggggggggggggagaagaGGGAGGGACAGGGGAATGGTGATATATAGTTACTCCAGGGCGAGGAAGTGAACAGAAAAAGCCCAGCTCGGGCGTcaaaaggggggaaaaatataaatataccaCTAGTAGTGACTTGCTCCGTATAATACATTAATACAGGAGGATATACCCCGTACTGACTGTTGAAAAGCATATTTTATTGAGAGAGAGCCACAGCCAAAACGGCTTCCCTCAACCAGCTAGGTTAGTTAACTCAACAAATGATGATTGGGCTTCCCCCCAGCAACAAATAGTTCATTTGTCGGCTGGCCACTGCAGAGGATCGCCGCATTGGAGATCTGCCCGTTGCACAGGACGGCAGCTCTCTAGTTACATATATGTAGTTACCGGGACGCATCGCAGACCAGCGCCCGCCAGCTGCCTGCCACAAGCTCAGCGAGCACCCGACCATTGGCTTCTCTCCACAGCCACTCGCAGCAGAAGAAGCGGAATTCATTGACGTATTGCTGGGCCGTTGACACGTAACGAACGATCACCGTACCATGGTCTGGCTGCTTCTGTCCGTCGATCGGTTCCTCCAGGCTGCCTGCACCCGATCTCTCTCACAGCTGTGCGATGGTGACTCTTATCTTGCTCGTTCTCTTGTTTCGGGCAGAATGTAACAAGAGGAAACATCTCCGCTTTCCCTGTAACAAGAGGAATCATCTTCGCTTTCCCTCGCCAGGCCAGtctgctgctgctggggCGGGGTTCACTCGGTTGGCCAAGGGCCTGTATCTTGTCTGCTCCCCAGCAAGAGGGGGAATGTAACGGACTCCAACCAGCGGCTTTGCCCCCCCGGGAAAACGCAGGCGTCGGCTGACCTTCAAGTACTAGTTATTGGTTTGTGGTTACTACTCACATGGCTTGCAGCTGCTCGCAGGCCTCTTTTAAAGCAGACACGCCACCACGGGGGAAGAGAGCAACTGAGACAAGTTCAGAGGCAAATGAAGCCGACAGAAGGGTGCTTCTCATCTTATCCATGTATTCTGTAGTTGATACTCTGTTCTCCGCACACGGTACCGTAAACTCGAGCCCCTCCACCCTCTCTTGTAGCAGTCACT is a genomic window of Coccidioides posadasii str. Silveira chromosome 3, complete sequence containing:
- a CDS encoding uncharacterized protein (SECRETED:SignalP(1-19)~antiSMASH:Cluster_3.6~EggNog:ENOG410PT41~COG:S~BUSCO:16980at33183), translating into MKLSAAIVALAGLVAVTSAQGLGDLPECAQKCATKGIPKDCGIDAKCICTSASFLEAITCCVAQNCTPAEQQESVRYANKICGTVGITDLPQSAVCTTGTAQPSGGSSTSASANTASQATGGSTGSSAPTSTGASSNPNPNPTSDNPPETQTSSPNGAAAALSNANGGAIAAVAALIVAFA